A portion of the Bubalus kerabau isolate K-KA32 ecotype Philippines breed swamp buffalo chromosome 1, PCC_UOA_SB_1v2, whole genome shotgun sequence genome contains these proteins:
- the LOC129624340 gene encoding olfactory receptor 10H1-like, whose amino-acid sequence MAAILRLNYTSVTEFILIGFSTFPHLQLMFFLLFLLMYLFTLLGNLLIMGTVWREHSLHTPMYLFLCALSISEVLYTFAIIPRMLADLLSTDRSISFTACASQMFFSFMPGFTHSFLLTVMGYDRYVAICHPLRYNVLMSPRGCACLVAWSWAGGLVVGLVVTSSIFQLTFCGSNEIRYFGCHVPPLLKLACGTEVQVVAKGVGLVCIAALLGCGLLILLSYAFILAAILRIPSAEGRHKAFSTCASHLTVVVVHYGFASVIYLKPKGPQSLEGDTLMGITYTVLTPFLSPIIFSLRNKELKIAMKKTFLSKLYTSSI is encoded by the coding sequence ATGGCTGCCATTCTGAGGCTAAATTACACCTCAGTGACTGAATTCATCCTCATCGGCTTCTCCACCTTCCCCCACCTTCAGCTGATGTTCTTCCTGCTGTTTCTGCTGATGTACCTGTTCACGCTGCTGGGGAACCTGCTCATCATGGGCACCGTCTGGAGGGAGCACAGCCTCCACACACCCATGTATCTCTTCCTGTGCGCCCTCTCCATCTCCGAGGTCCTCTACACCTTCGCCATCATCCCGCGCATGCTGGCCGACCTGCTCTCCACCGACCGCTCCATCTCCTTCACGGCCTGTGCCAGCCAGATGTTCTTCTCCTTCATGCCCGGCTTCACCCACTCCTTCCTGCTCACCGTCATGGGCTACGACCGCTACGTGGCCATCTGCCATCCCCTGCGCTACAACGTGCTCATGAGCCCCCGAGGCTGCGCCTGCCTGGTGGCCTGGTCCTGGGCTGGAGGCTTAGTCGTTGGGCTAGTGGTGACATCTTCCATTTTCCAACTCACTTTCTGTGGGTCTAATGAGATTCGCTATTTTGGCTGCCatgtgccacctcttctgaagTTGGCCTGTGGAACTGAAGTGCAAGTGGTGGCCAAGGGCGTGGGCCTGGTGTGTATCGCTGCCCTGCTGGGCTGTGGTCTCCTCATCCTCTTGTCTTACGCCTTCATCCTGGCCGCCATCTTGAGGATCCCCTCAGCCGAGGGCCGGCACAAAGCCTTCTCCACGTGTGCGTCCCACCTCACCGTGGTGGTCGTGCACTACGGCTTTGCCTCTGTCATCTACCTCAAGCCCAAGGGTCCCCAGTCTCTGGAAGGAGACACGCTGATGGGCATCACCTACACGGTCCTCACTCCCTTCCTGAGCCCCATCATCTTCAGTCTCAGGAACAAGGAGCTGAAGATCGCCATGAAGAAGACCTTCCTCAGCAAGCTCTACACCTCCAGCATCTGA